The following are from one region of the Betta splendens chromosome 15, fBetSpl5.4, whole genome shotgun sequence genome:
- the LOC114870613 gene encoding spectrin beta chain, non-erythrocytic 2 isoform X6 gives MSESIVRKVQPFTIGTRLSVPSGPKCQEFTQSYLQNQGLDKCTLQHNLNSLYLSPSQVCGLAGQVAPMKRSQEHMAAEDQLNPNAAAAAASAVSRSIKKITISGSTDRSEDGVEVGPGRLLTPGSTSGNNNNNNNVTSASEPRLPRIVGVSCENKPKSHFKVLLRKDGGDEFHSSKGNTMVKLNGEKSVQQLLMPGLQKKDPLRTVSFPSVQNEAAGSAQTDCFTQRNSLFTKEALQAEAWIKGKLQDLKDGCNVQRCPLQDWEEASQTLHRDLKDFENTLIQLNQMGEQLICRQNPTSDLVKKQLSQLRDQWQTLKHTAANQTRALGGAKNLLEFNRKADRLEAWIKEKQEEEQSLENVLAGNVDKMQLTRRILDLKQDEQLYRNLHEEINQLALKLEKQGRTDGRSVASRRKHVNKAWLKGQAHLKTRRENLQLALEVSSFYQQAENALSAMNNTGTTAAGEPGEVRDVAAQIMMLDVSVSQLSNLQPALAAGVARKHGEVKDRWALFRNERSTLAPTGSAFTREDADPLTPAREPQCREGTGTQRIMGKEVKEERNRLKGCVGAVTRGGPPSGQSRERRPGSGASGRAEEVTVGHRPAGGSQKPRAEPRPAAAPQGHPLLHAQLQKFTVSADKTLSWLKDNVSMATQVCSMASLEGLEAARRCQHALEQEILTNRARIEVVKREGRGLVRAQHPGSAKIEEFLSQLEVLWEELRRRHQRNAVFLQASGELGFRVVRVLQALGSLEAWLESVELSMKESALAGDPETMSAAERESSLLEKEVAARGPELGALRQEVDRLDSHAHPHIRGLATRMEELERKYRHVQGALTQQSSVLQDTRMLTEFLERVELEESEELSDGRHGLDQPLHSDISSAPSLLGLRSSSSSAEPLMESMGDPVEELREAVEMLNDTARERGRSQSRDQAIQDLLRDHARLAIRIEERLCRSKELSLDVLERETDMAVRCELDRCGLEALQETQDHLEIDYEVMEEELRETEKRASRLRDLCPERTRVLAKKLQATLQAWAELGAAVAQNRARLREFQQLRDFFRSYLAVISWTEDTRSCIFSEAALYFDKDGQKPLAAELDMQIEHKFEEFDELAVKGRNLLGEEHHLTQMVRERMEELRSMLGWILLHWRAQKQQWLDKKGRQGTPQDNLYSEAIMCSPSLESPDPEQEAYMSHQPLVIPNEDKVTVTGDARPASPPPRQTEEQEEGSLEDGYEVMNSIGPRSAGVPSPDSPKASVVVLNEPGGPASGGAVNLILSFGGKGDSQVQVVEPSAKTDEVVKDAAEPVHRDQSTSLLSVHMGSERGKASRSPEDTETQEGPMAARGRRLSPSGRPELQPMEGTLERKHKLQLGGKKAASRAWASYYAVLHRHTLCFYQDRKDTPRGPACGLPLALIGAECSPAPEYAKKPNCFRLRLHDGSEYLLNASSRFMMKKWMMRIQANTCHGDRVCCTGAALASDEGLHTSSAPSLVPSCHSLARCRCSSRRDATATPPRHQPLAAAQSKEIVVLTRELSHVPQGRLRRLDEQWSISAPHGGCYDDDDDDDEAGTKQTGTPGGDASSPPLSGVKCRSHSFTSATYQRIRPVGQNPGGPEKGSNYCVTLVVGDKASDGGRSCGPPVLVPVRNYMSLPRPPNKSVFKKFFGKRDL, from the exons ATGTCTGAAAGCATCGTGAGGAAGGTGCAGCCCTTCACCATTGGGACGAGGCTGTCGGTGCCAAGTGGGCCAAAATGCCAGGAGTTTACACAGAGTTACCTGCAGAACCAGGGTCTGGATAAGTGCACGCTGCAGCACAACCTGAACTCGCTCTACCTCAGTCCATCCCAGGTCTGCGGCCTCGCCGGGCAGGTAGCGCCCATGAAACGCAGCCAGGAGCACATGGCGGCGGAGGACCAGCTGAACCcgaacgccgccgccgccgccgcctctgccGTCTCCAGGTCCATCAAGAAGATCACCATCTCCGGAAGCACGGACAGATCGGAGGAcggggtggaggtgggaccGGGGCGGCTTTTAACGCCAGGGTCCACGtctggaaacaacaacaacaacaacaacgtcacCAGCGCATCGGAGCCGCGGCTGCCGAGGATTGTGGGAGTCAGTTGCGAGAACAAGCCCAAATCTCATTTTAAG GTTTTACTGAGAAAAGACGGCGGCGATGAATTTCATTCCTCAAAGGGAAACACGATGGTGAAGCTGAACGGCGAGAAATCTGTCCAGCAG CTTTTAATGCCTGGACTGCAGAAGAAGGATCCTCTGAGGACGGTCAGCTTTCCCTCAGTGCAGAATGAAGCAGCTGGTTCAGCGCAGACTGACTGCTTCACTCAGCGCAACTCCCTCTTCACCAAGGAGGCACTGCAG GCGGAGGCCTGGATCAAAGGGAAGCTGCAGGACTTGAAGGACGGCTGTAACGTTCAACGCTGCCCCCTGCAGGACTGGGAGGAGGCCTCGCAGACGCTCCACAGGGACCTCAAGGACTTCGAGAACACGCTGATTCAACTCAACCAG ATGGGCGAACAGCTGATCTGCAGGCAGAACCCCACGTCGGATCTGGTGAAGAAGCAGCTCAGCCAGCTCAGGGACCAGTGGCAGACTCTGAAACACACCGCAGCCAACCAGACGAGGGCCCTCGGCGGAGCCAAGAACCTGCTGGAGTTCAACAGGAAGGCGGACAGGTTGGAGGCGTGGATCAAAGAAAAG caggaagaggagcagtCTCTGGAGAATGTTCTGGCTGGAAATGTTGACAAAATGCAGCTGACCAGGAGGATTTTAGATCTGAAACAG GATGAGCAGCTCTACAGGAACCTCCACGAGGAGATCAACCAGCTGGCTctgaagctggagaagcaggggAGGACGGACGGCAGGAGCGTCGCCAGCAGGAGGAAGCACGTCAACAAAGC GTGGCTGAAGGGCCAGGCTCACCTGAAGACCCGCCGCGAGAACCTCCAGCTGGCGCTGGAGGTGTCGTCCTTCTACCAGCAGGCCGAGAACGCCCTGTCTGCTATGAACAATACG ggGACGACGGCGGCCGGGGAGCCCGGCGAGGTCCGCGACGTGGCCGCTCAGATCATG atGCTGGACGTGAGCGTGTCGCAGCTCTCCAACCTGCAGCCGGCGCTCGCGGCCGGCGTCGCGCGGAAGCACGGCGAGGTGAAGGACCGCTGGGCGCTGTTCAG GAATGAAAGGAGCACGCTCGCTCCCACCGGCTCCGCTTTCACCAGGGAAGACGCTGACCCCCTGACACCGGCCCGAGAGCCCCAGTGCCGCGAGGGAACGGGGACGCAAAGGATCATGggaaaggaggtgaaggaggagcggAATCGGCTGAAGGGCTGCGTG GGCGCTGTTACACGCGGGGGTCCGCCGAGCGGCCAGAGCCGGGAGCGACGGCCCGGGAGCGGCGCCTCAGGCCGCGCGGAGGAGGTCACCGTCGGACACCGGCCCGCGGGCGGAAG CCAGAAGCCCAGAGCCGAGCCGCGGCCGGCCGCCGCCCCGCAGGGCCACCCACTGCTTCACGCGCAGCTCCAGAAGTTCACGGTGTCTGCTGACAAG ACTCTGTCCTGGCTGAAGGACAACGTGTCCATGGCCACACAGGTGTGTTCTATGGCCAGCTTGGAGGGGCTGGAGGCAGCCAGGAGGTGTCAGCATGCTCTGGAGCAAGAAATCCTCACCAACAGAGCCAGAATAGAGGTGGTCAAAAGG GAGGGCCGCGGGCTGGTCCGCGCTCAGCACCCGGGCAGCGCCAAGATCGAGGAATTCCTCAGCCAGCTGGAGGTCCTGTGGGAGGAGCTGCGGAGGAGGCACCAGAGGAACGCGGTGTTTCTGCAGGCCTCGGGGGAGCTGGGCTTCAGG GTTGTAAGGGTGCTCCAGGCCCTGGGCAGCCTGGAGGCCTGGCTGGAGTCCGTGGAGCTTTCCATGAAGGAGTCTGCGCTCGCCGGCGACCCCGAAACAATGAGCGCGGCTGAGAGGGAGAGCtcgctgctggagaaggaggtggcAGCACGCGGCCCGGAGCTCGGCGCCCTGAGGCAGGAGGTGGACCGGCTCGACTCCCACGCTCACCCCCACATCAGGGGTCTGGCCACGCgtatggaggagctggagagaaa GTACCGCCACGTTCAGGGCGCCCTGACCCAGCAGAGCTCGGTGCTGCAGGACACGCGGATGCTGACCGAGTTCCTGGAgcgggtggagctggaggagagcgaggagctgAGCGACGGCCGCCACGGCCTGGACCAG cctctccACAGTGACATATCTTCCGCTCCATCGTTGCTGGGActccggagcagcagcagcagcgctgagccGCTGATGGAGAGCATGGGGGatcctgtggaggagctgcgagAGGCGGTGGAAATGCTGAATGACAcagcgagggagcgaggccGATCGCAGAGCCGCGATCAGGCCATCCAGGACCTGCTGAGAGAC CACGCCAGGTTGGCGATCCGCATCGAGGAGCGTCTGTGCCGCAGCAAGGAGCTCAGCCTCGACGTcctggagagggagacggacaTGGCCGTCCGGTGCGAGCTGGACCGCTGCGGActggaagctctgcaggagacgcAGGACCACCTGGAG ATCGACTATGAGgtcatggaggaggagctgagggaaacGGAGAAGCGGGCTTCTCGGCTGAGGGACCTGTGTCCAGAGAGGACGCGCGTGTTGGCGAAGAAGCTCCAGGCCACGCTGCAGGCGTGGGCCGAGCTGGGGGCGGCCGTGGCCCAGAACCGGGCGCGCCTGCGGGAGTTCCAGCAGCTTCGGGACTTCTTCAGGAGCTACCTCGCCGTGAT CTCATGGACGGAAGACACCCGCTCGTGCATCTTTTCCGAAGCTGCCTTGTATTTCGATAAAGATGGTCAGAAGCCACTAGCCGCCGAGCTGGACATGCAGATCGAGCACAAGTTTGAGGAGTTTGACGAGCTGGCAGTCAAAGGCAGAAACCTCCTGGGCGAAGAGCACCACCTCACGCAGATG GTACGAGAGCGCATGGAAGAACTGAGGAGCATGCTTGGCTGGATCCTGCTGCACTGGAGAGCTCAGAAGCAACAGTGGCTTGACAAGAAAGGCCGGCAGGGGACTCCACAGGATAACCTTTATTCTGAGGCCATAATGTGCTCCCCATCGTTAGAG AGTCCAGATCCTGAGCAAGAGGCCTACATGTCCCATCAGCCCCTAGTCATCCCCAATGAAGACAAAGTGACAGTGACAGGGGACGCTCGGCCCGCATCCCCGCCGCCCAGACAaactgaggagcaggaggaggggtcGTTGGAGGACGGCTACGAGGTCATGAACAGCATCGGCCCACGGAGCGCGGGGGTCCCCTCCCCGGACTCCCCCAAAGCCTCTGTGGTGGTCCTCAACGAGCCCGGCGGCCCTGCTTCAGGGGGCGCGGTCAACCTCATCCTTAGCTTCGGGGGCAAAGGGGACAGTCAGGTCCAGGTGGTTGAGCCATCTGCAAAGACGGATGAGGTAGTGAAGGATGCGGCTGAGCCTGTCCACAGG GACCAGTCGACGAGTCTGCTCTCAGTCCACATGGGTTCGGAGCGAGGAAAAGCCTCGCGGAGCCCAGAGGACACCGAGACGCAGGAAGGGCCGATGGCCGCCAGGGGGCGCCGTTTGAGCCCG AGCGGACGGCCCGAGCTCCAGCCCATGGAGGGAACGCTGGAGAGGAAGCACAAGCTGCAGCTGGGGGGGAAGAAG GCCGCCTCCAGAGCCTGGGCCTCCTACTACGCCGTCCTCCACAGGCACACCTTGTGCTTCTACCAGGACAGGAAGGACACGCCGAGG GGCCCCGCGTGCGGCCTCCCGCTGGCGCTCATCGGAGCCGAGTGCTCGCCTGCACCCGAATACGCGAAGAAGCCCAACTGCTTCAGGCTACG GCTCCATGACGGGTCCGAATACCTGCTGAACGCCTCCTCGCGCTTCATGATGAAGAAGTGGATGATGAGAATACAAGCAAACACAT gtcacGGGGACCGTGTGTGCTGCACCGGTGCTGCGCTGGCCTCCGACGAAGGCCTCCACACGTCCTC AGCTCCCTCCCTCGTCCCCAGCTGTCACAGTCTGGCCCGGTGCCGCTGCTCCTCCCGACGTGACGCCACCGCCACCCCCCCCAGGCACCAACCTTTGGCCGCGGCTCAAAGCAAAGAGATAGTCGTCCTCACCAGGGAGCTCAGTCACGTGCCACAGGGTCGCTTAAGGCGTCTGGATGAGCAGTGGAGCATCTCCGCGCCACACGGAGGCTGCT atgatgatgatgatgatgatgatgaagccgGCACAAAGCAGACTGGGACTCCCGGAGGCGacgcctcctccccccctctctccggCGTCAAGTGTCGCTCCCACTCCTTCACATCAG cgaCGTACCAAAGGATCAGGCCGGTCGGGCAGAACCCCGGGGGTCCGGAGAAAGGCTCCAACTACTGCGTGACGCTGGTGGTCGGGGACAAGGCGTCCGAcggcggcaggagctgcgggcCTCCTGTTCTGGTGCCGGTGAGGAACTACATGAGCCTGCCACGGCCGCCCAACAAGTCCGTCTTCAAGAAGTTCTTTGGGAAACGGGACCTCTGA
- the LOC114870613 gene encoding spectrin beta chain, non-erythrocytic 5 isoform X5, with product MSESIVRKVQPFTIGTRLSVPSGPKCQEFTQSYLQNQGLDKCTLQHNLNSLYLSPSQVCGLAGQVAPMKRSQEHMAAEDQLNPNAAAAAASAVSRSIKKITISGSTDRSEDGVEVGPGRLLTPGSTSGNNNNNNNVTSASEPRLPRIVGVSCENKPKSHFKVLLRKDGGDEFHSSKGNTMVKLNGEKSVQQLLMPGLQKKDPLRTVSFPSVQNEAAGSAQTDCFTQRNSLFTKEALQAEAWIKGKLQDLKDGCNVQRCPLQDWEEASQTLHRDLKDFENTLIQLNQMGEQLICRQNPTSDLVKKQLSQLRDQWQTLKHTAANQTRALGGAKNLLEFNRKADRLEAWIKEKQEEEQSLENVLAGNVDKMQLTRRILDLKQDEQLYRNLHEEINQLALKLEKQGRTDGRSVASRRKHVNKAWLKGQAHLKTRRENLQLALEVSSFYQQAENALSAMNNTGTTAAGEPGEVRDVAAQIMMLDVSVSQLSNLQPALAAGVARKHGEVKDRWALFRNERSTLAPTGSAFTREDADPLTPAREPQCREGTGTQRIMGKEVKEERNRLKGCVGAVTRGGPPSGQSRERRPGSGASGRAEEVTVGHRPAGGSQKPRAEPRPAAAPQGHPLLHAQLQKFTVSADKTLSWLKDNVSMATQVCSMASLEGLEAARRCQHALEQEILTNRARIEVVKREGRGLVRAQHPGSAKIEEFLSQLEVLWEELRRRHQRNAVFLQASGELGFRVVRVLQALGSLEAWLESVELSMKESALAGDPETMSAAERESSLLEKEVAARGPELGALRQEVDRLDSHAHPHIRGLATRMEELERKYRHVQGALTQQSSVLQDTRMLTEFLERVELEESEELSDGRHGLDQPLHSDISSAPSLLGLRSSSSSAEPLMESMGDPVEELREAVEMLNDTARERGRSQSRDQAIQDLLRDHARLAIRIEERLCRSKELSLDVLERETDMAVRCELDRCGLEALQETQDHLEIDYEVMEEELRETEKRASRLRDLCPERTRVLAKKLQATLQAWAELGAAVAQNRARLREFQQLRDFFRSYLAVISWTEDTRSCIFSEAALYFDKDGQKPLAAELDMQIEHKFEEFDELAVKGRNLLGEEHHLTQMVRERMEELRSMLGWILLHWRAQKQQWLDKKGRQGTPQDNLYSEAIMCSPSLESPDPEQEAYMSHQPLVIPNEDKVTVTGDARPASPPPRQTEEQEEGSLEDGYEVMNSIGPRSAGVPSPDSPKASVVVLNEPGGPASGGAVNLILSFGGKGDSQVQVVEPSAKTDEVVKDAAEPVHRPTVPQSSACKSLWRRCQGLLENTFGSLKRKKKLYRQSANEDQSTSLLSVHMGSERGKASRSPEDTETQEGPMAARGRRLSPSGRPELQPMEGTLERKHKLQLGGKKAASRAWASYYAVLHRHTLCFYQDRKDTPRGPACGLPLALIGAECSPAPEYAKKPNCFRLRLHDGSEYLLNASSRFMMKKWMMRIQANTCHGDRVCCTGAALASDEGLHTSSAPSLVPSCHSLARCRCSSRRDATATPPRHQPLAAAQSKEIVVLTRELSHVPQGRLRRLDEQWSISAPHGGCYDDDDDDDEAGTKQTGTPGGDASSPPLSGVKCRSHSFTSATYQRIRPVGQNPGGPEKGSNYCVTLVVGDKASDGGRSCGPPVLVPVRNYMSLPRPPNKSVFKKFFGKRDL from the exons ATGTCTGAAAGCATCGTGAGGAAGGTGCAGCCCTTCACCATTGGGACGAGGCTGTCGGTGCCAAGTGGGCCAAAATGCCAGGAGTTTACACAGAGTTACCTGCAGAACCAGGGTCTGGATAAGTGCACGCTGCAGCACAACCTGAACTCGCTCTACCTCAGTCCATCCCAGGTCTGCGGCCTCGCCGGGCAGGTAGCGCCCATGAAACGCAGCCAGGAGCACATGGCGGCGGAGGACCAGCTGAACCcgaacgccgccgccgccgccgcctctgccGTCTCCAGGTCCATCAAGAAGATCACCATCTCCGGAAGCACGGACAGATCGGAGGAcggggtggaggtgggaccGGGGCGGCTTTTAACGCCAGGGTCCACGtctggaaacaacaacaacaacaacaacgtcacCAGCGCATCGGAGCCGCGGCTGCCGAGGATTGTGGGAGTCAGTTGCGAGAACAAGCCCAAATCTCATTTTAAG GTTTTACTGAGAAAAGACGGCGGCGATGAATTTCATTCCTCAAAGGGAAACACGATGGTGAAGCTGAACGGCGAGAAATCTGTCCAGCAG CTTTTAATGCCTGGACTGCAGAAGAAGGATCCTCTGAGGACGGTCAGCTTTCCCTCAGTGCAGAATGAAGCAGCTGGTTCAGCGCAGACTGACTGCTTCACTCAGCGCAACTCCCTCTTCACCAAGGAGGCACTGCAG GCGGAGGCCTGGATCAAAGGGAAGCTGCAGGACTTGAAGGACGGCTGTAACGTTCAACGCTGCCCCCTGCAGGACTGGGAGGAGGCCTCGCAGACGCTCCACAGGGACCTCAAGGACTTCGAGAACACGCTGATTCAACTCAACCAG ATGGGCGAACAGCTGATCTGCAGGCAGAACCCCACGTCGGATCTGGTGAAGAAGCAGCTCAGCCAGCTCAGGGACCAGTGGCAGACTCTGAAACACACCGCAGCCAACCAGACGAGGGCCCTCGGCGGAGCCAAGAACCTGCTGGAGTTCAACAGGAAGGCGGACAGGTTGGAGGCGTGGATCAAAGAAAAG caggaagaggagcagtCTCTGGAGAATGTTCTGGCTGGAAATGTTGACAAAATGCAGCTGACCAGGAGGATTTTAGATCTGAAACAG GATGAGCAGCTCTACAGGAACCTCCACGAGGAGATCAACCAGCTGGCTctgaagctggagaagcaggggAGGACGGACGGCAGGAGCGTCGCCAGCAGGAGGAAGCACGTCAACAAAGC GTGGCTGAAGGGCCAGGCTCACCTGAAGACCCGCCGCGAGAACCTCCAGCTGGCGCTGGAGGTGTCGTCCTTCTACCAGCAGGCCGAGAACGCCCTGTCTGCTATGAACAATACG ggGACGACGGCGGCCGGGGAGCCCGGCGAGGTCCGCGACGTGGCCGCTCAGATCATG atGCTGGACGTGAGCGTGTCGCAGCTCTCCAACCTGCAGCCGGCGCTCGCGGCCGGCGTCGCGCGGAAGCACGGCGAGGTGAAGGACCGCTGGGCGCTGTTCAG GAATGAAAGGAGCACGCTCGCTCCCACCGGCTCCGCTTTCACCAGGGAAGACGCTGACCCCCTGACACCGGCCCGAGAGCCCCAGTGCCGCGAGGGAACGGGGACGCAAAGGATCATGggaaaggaggtgaaggaggagcggAATCGGCTGAAGGGCTGCGTG GGCGCTGTTACACGCGGGGGTCCGCCGAGCGGCCAGAGCCGGGAGCGACGGCCCGGGAGCGGCGCCTCAGGCCGCGCGGAGGAGGTCACCGTCGGACACCGGCCCGCGGGCGGAAG CCAGAAGCCCAGAGCCGAGCCGCGGCCGGCCGCCGCCCCGCAGGGCCACCCACTGCTTCACGCGCAGCTCCAGAAGTTCACGGTGTCTGCTGACAAG ACTCTGTCCTGGCTGAAGGACAACGTGTCCATGGCCACACAGGTGTGTTCTATGGCCAGCTTGGAGGGGCTGGAGGCAGCCAGGAGGTGTCAGCATGCTCTGGAGCAAGAAATCCTCACCAACAGAGCCAGAATAGAGGTGGTCAAAAGG GAGGGCCGCGGGCTGGTCCGCGCTCAGCACCCGGGCAGCGCCAAGATCGAGGAATTCCTCAGCCAGCTGGAGGTCCTGTGGGAGGAGCTGCGGAGGAGGCACCAGAGGAACGCGGTGTTTCTGCAGGCCTCGGGGGAGCTGGGCTTCAGG GTTGTAAGGGTGCTCCAGGCCCTGGGCAGCCTGGAGGCCTGGCTGGAGTCCGTGGAGCTTTCCATGAAGGAGTCTGCGCTCGCCGGCGACCCCGAAACAATGAGCGCGGCTGAGAGGGAGAGCtcgctgctggagaaggaggtggcAGCACGCGGCCCGGAGCTCGGCGCCCTGAGGCAGGAGGTGGACCGGCTCGACTCCCACGCTCACCCCCACATCAGGGGTCTGGCCACGCgtatggaggagctggagagaaa GTACCGCCACGTTCAGGGCGCCCTGACCCAGCAGAGCTCGGTGCTGCAGGACACGCGGATGCTGACCGAGTTCCTGGAgcgggtggagctggaggagagcgaggagctgAGCGACGGCCGCCACGGCCTGGACCAG cctctccACAGTGACATATCTTCCGCTCCATCGTTGCTGGGActccggagcagcagcagcagcgctgagccGCTGATGGAGAGCATGGGGGatcctgtggaggagctgcgagAGGCGGTGGAAATGCTGAATGACAcagcgagggagcgaggccGATCGCAGAGCCGCGATCAGGCCATCCAGGACCTGCTGAGAGAC CACGCCAGGTTGGCGATCCGCATCGAGGAGCGTCTGTGCCGCAGCAAGGAGCTCAGCCTCGACGTcctggagagggagacggacaTGGCCGTCCGGTGCGAGCTGGACCGCTGCGGActggaagctctgcaggagacgcAGGACCACCTGGAG ATCGACTATGAGgtcatggaggaggagctgagggaaacGGAGAAGCGGGCTTCTCGGCTGAGGGACCTGTGTCCAGAGAGGACGCGCGTGTTGGCGAAGAAGCTCCAGGCCACGCTGCAGGCGTGGGCCGAGCTGGGGGCGGCCGTGGCCCAGAACCGGGCGCGCCTGCGGGAGTTCCAGCAGCTTCGGGACTTCTTCAGGAGCTACCTCGCCGTGAT CTCATGGACGGAAGACACCCGCTCGTGCATCTTTTCCGAAGCTGCCTTGTATTTCGATAAAGATGGTCAGAAGCCACTAGCCGCCGAGCTGGACATGCAGATCGAGCACAAGTTTGAGGAGTTTGACGAGCTGGCAGTCAAAGGCAGAAACCTCCTGGGCGAAGAGCACCACCTCACGCAGATG GTACGAGAGCGCATGGAAGAACTGAGGAGCATGCTTGGCTGGATCCTGCTGCACTGGAGAGCTCAGAAGCAACAGTGGCTTGACAAGAAAGGCCGGCAGGGGACTCCACAGGATAACCTTTATTCTGAGGCCATAATGTGCTCCCCATCGTTAGAG AGTCCAGATCCTGAGCAAGAGGCCTACATGTCCCATCAGCCCCTAGTCATCCCCAATGAAGACAAAGTGACAGTGACAGGGGACGCTCGGCCCGCATCCCCGCCGCCCAGACAaactgaggagcaggaggaggggtcGTTGGAGGACGGCTACGAGGTCATGAACAGCATCGGCCCACGGAGCGCGGGGGTCCCCTCCCCGGACTCCCCCAAAGCCTCTGTGGTGGTCCTCAACGAGCCCGGCGGCCCTGCTTCAGGGGGCGCGGTCAACCTCATCCTTAGCTTCGGGGGCAAAGGGGACAGTCAGGTCCAGGTGGTTGAGCCATCTGCAAAGACGGATGAGGTAGTGAAGGATGCGGCTGAGCCTGTCCACAGG CCCACTGTGCCTCAATCTTCCGCCTGCAAAAGCCTTTGGAGGCGCTGCCAGGGGCTTTTGGAAAATACTTTTGGTAGTTTAAAACGAAAGAAAAAGCTTTATCGACAAAGTGCAAACGAG GACCAGTCGACGAGTCTGCTCTCAGTCCACATGGGTTCGGAGCGAGGAAAAGCCTCGCGGAGCCCAGAGGACACCGAGACGCAGGAAGGGCCGATGGCCGCCAGGGGGCGCCGTTTGAGCCCG AGCGGACGGCCCGAGCTCCAGCCCATGGAGGGAACGCTGGAGAGGAAGCACAAGCTGCAGCTGGGGGGGAAGAAG GCCGCCTCCAGAGCCTGGGCCTCCTACTACGCCGTCCTCCACAGGCACACCTTGTGCTTCTACCAGGACAGGAAGGACACGCCGAGG GGCCCCGCGTGCGGCCTCCCGCTGGCGCTCATCGGAGCCGAGTGCTCGCCTGCACCCGAATACGCGAAGAAGCCCAACTGCTTCAGGCTACG GCTCCATGACGGGTCCGAATACCTGCTGAACGCCTCCTCGCGCTTCATGATGAAGAAGTGGATGATGAGAATACAAGCAAACACAT gtcacGGGGACCGTGTGTGCTGCACCGGTGCTGCGCTGGCCTCCGACGAAGGCCTCCACACGTCCTC AGCTCCCTCCCTCGTCCCCAGCTGTCACAGTCTGGCCCGGTGCCGCTGCTCCTCCCGACGTGACGCCACCGCCACCCCCCCCAGGCACCAACCTTTGGCCGCGGCTCAAAGCAAAGAGATAGTCGTCCTCACCAGGGAGCTCAGTCACGTGCCACAGGGTCGCTTAAGGCGTCTGGATGAGCAGTGGAGCATCTCCGCGCCACACGGAGGCTGCT atgatgatgatgatgatgatgatgaagccgGCACAAAGCAGACTGGGACTCCCGGAGGCGacgcctcctccccccctctctccggCGTCAAGTGTCGCTCCCACTCCTTCACATCAG cgaCGTACCAAAGGATCAGGCCGGTCGGGCAGAACCCCGGGGGTCCGGAGAAAGGCTCCAACTACTGCGTGACGCTGGTGGTCGGGGACAAGGCGTCCGAcggcggcaggagctgcgggcCTCCTGTTCTGGTGCCGGTGAGGAACTACATGAGCCTGCCACGGCCGCCCAACAAGTCCGTCTTCAAGAAGTTCTTTGGGAAACGGGACCTCTGA